The sequence agcgcatggtactgtcagtggctacaagctgctcagggccacacccccacccccctccttgacctgccttgacacgcccaccgtatacagagcgcatggtagtggctacaagctgctcagggccacacccccacccccctccttgacctgccttgacacgcccaccgaaacagcgcgtttgagggaagctcaatgtgcgactgtttcggagtgactgtaactctgcaccacggctgaatttcggggacgtctttgaatactgtgtttgtggcccactaatacctatattaaagcatcataaaatagaatggcatgggatctttaagtgAGATGCGTGCGATCACAGTCGATGCGAAAGCGTGCATTTCGGTTTCGACTGCGCGGCTTCCCGTCTCGTAATAATGAGTGAGAGGCCGGTGTGAGCGCGTACGTTAGGCTGTGAAACAATCTTCTCCTTCAGCAGACGCTCCGGGGTTGGCGGGGGCTTCCGCATCTCCTGCTGCTTCGGGGAATCTGGAATGACTGAAACAAATGGGTATGTTTCAGTATTTTCATACTTCTCAGGTCGCGGTAGACCTTCCAAGTGGTTGCATGTTCCAGTCAATCGAGTAGTTTTAAGACGGACAAAACAGGCAACGGAGGATCTTCTGCCCTCTGCTCAATAAATGAACAGGATGCGAATCTGTATGCATCTCACTGCAATGTCATTTGTTGTTAGAACGCTTTCCACGCCCCCACACAGATGCGTGTCTCAGTCGCAgacattcatttaaaatgcaAGAAGTACGGTTACACAGTTTTGTGTTGATAAAGCTTCCGGAACAACAATGCATAGATAGAtacagaaaaatacaaaaatcatAAATTAAGGGTTAAAATCTCACAAAAAAGGGAGCTTGAGACTCATGCTCCTCACAAAGTATTTCACTGCTCCCTGATTGATGGGTCAATCAGTGGGAGAAAATGaggcgggtgggggggaggaggagaggaggaaggggcctcaccgtcatcatcatcactgctgTCAGACTGAGGCTTTTTAATCCTGCGTCTCTTCTTCGTCTCCATCTTGTCCTCCTCGCTGTCCGACGGCTCCTTGCGCTTGGATTTACTTTTCCAGAAGAAAACAAGAAGACACTTCACGTCAACGCCATAAAATGTCAGACAATAGGAACTACCTGCTGCCTGCACGCAGCTAAACGGTAGGTGAATGAAAATGGGAGTTAATTGTGACAATGCTCAATTGTATCATTATAACTAGTTACTTGCATTACTAACTAGCACAAATAGTTGTTTTGCAACCCCTAAGTATACATCATGTGGCTATTCATTTACATGTGCATTTATCCTAGGACAAATACAGGAATTTATAcagaacaagcacacacacctccttgcGTTTGGCTTGGCCTCCTTAACCTTGGCTTCCTTGGTCACCTTAACTTTCGCCTCCTTGGGCTGAGTCTCCTTAACCTTCTCCTCCTTGGGCTGAGTCTCCTTAACCTTCTCCTCCTTGGGTTGAGTCTCCTTAACCTTCACTTCCTTGGGTTGAGTCTCCTTAACCTTCTCCTCGTTTGGCGTCTCTTTCAGCTTCTTCGCTGGAGGGGAGGACTCAGATTTATCCTTCACCGAGGAAGATGACGTCTCTTCTTCCTTCACCGTTTTCTCGGCTCGCTCTGGTGAAGTTAGTTTCACAATGTTTAGTAAAATACTCAAGAGTCAAGAGAAGTGATTCAAGAGTTACATAGAAGGGATAGATGGTTTGAAAAGTATGCTGCCTGTGACCGTTCTGTGGGCCATTGGCAGCTTACCTTCAACACCTGCAccatattatgggatgtgaaaGGTGACCTCGTCAAACCATAACACACATCATGCGCTCCGATTCTCATCAGCAGAAAAATATCCCATCGTCATTGAGCCATTAGGCCTTCCttattaattataatttaaataagTGCTTTGCATCTGACAaggggctgggcgatatggaaaAATATAAGACTCAATACTAACCATAATATTTAATTATTGCCCGGGTCTAATCTGAAGTGATTGAAGTTAAGAAATTCATGTCAAAGTGTTTATGAATACAAGTTAAGATCTTCCTTCACAAACTGTTACTTACTTGTCGCTTGACTCCCAAAGAAGTTGCTCATAGTACTGCTCTTAGAGGCCGACTTACTTTTGGAAACATCAGCCTAGAATACAGAAGCACAGCATAAGGATAATATTTAGGTCAGCATTGTTGGCAACTCATAATTCATAAAAGCCTCCTCAACTTTAAACATTATATAAAAAACCAAAAGCAAAAGTTCACCAAACATGTTCTACAAAAATGTGACATAATCGCTGCCATGCAATGACCCACAAAGCTAGACATCATCCGAATTACAAACACAAAAGTGAGCTGTACAATACCGTAGTAGTGTCTTCCTTTTGCTCCACCTTTATCTCTTTGCCAGGCTCCTGCTTTTTGGGAGCAGCCTTGCTCGCAAACATTCCCATGATGCCTTTGGGCTGCGGCTTGGCGGCTGGTTTCGAGGTGGTCTGGTTGCCTGGCCCGTCGAAACTAGGAGCTCTGATCTGGTTAGGATCCGGCGGTGGGAACTGTAGGCTGTCGCCCGCCGGCCGCGTGTCCCCCGGGGCAAAGGGGACGGCGTCGGCACACTTGATGGCGCTGTACCTGCAGAACGCAACAGAGCGCGATCGCTCGGATTAACAAAACACACGTGGCTCCAGCCTTAAAAGATATGGAATGGTTCTGCTGAAGGCTCTCCAGGACTCTTTAAAGACACACAGCCACGTGAAAAAGagagtttgtgttggtgtgtccgaGACTCTGTACGTGATCGTTAGTAGCAAGGTCTCAGACCTGATGTTTAAACAACGGGGATTTAAATCAATGAGTAAAAGCCTTATCCTTTGGCGAAGATCAAGCCCCTGCCGATGTATTTGAATTCAATGTAAAAATCGCTTTGGATATTAAGGGTGTCTGCCAGGAAACAAAATGAGTAAAAACCGAAGAGAAGCTCTTCTTTCGCAGTGGGCTGAGAATGTCGATGCAGGACACGATTAGTTTCAGAGCCACTGGTCGGAGAGCAAGATGGTCAGATAGGTCATCCTTTATCATGGGGAGGgtattctctcgctctcacactctctctctgtctctctaaatGTGCGCCTCGGTCTGTCTCCTGGGTCAAACCAGTTAAACACCAAGTAGAGTTTCAATCCCCAT is a genomic window of Gadus morhua chromosome 8, gadMor3.0, whole genome shotgun sequence containing:
- the pold3 gene encoding DNA polymerase delta subunit 3 isoform X2, encoding MDELYLDNIDEYVNDHNKIVTYKWLSLTLGVHVNTAKQMLFHYLDHKRKESSAPLHATYLVTGKWVENGNTSHKVTVVREEQLEDVKSKMSLTVSVHVYSVQKASLKDSGPLYSVDYDAVKDNLNSCSRYSAIKCADAVPFAPGDTRPAGDSLQFPPPDPNQIRAPSFDGPGNQTTSKPAAKPQPKGIMGMFASKAAPKKQEPGKEIKVEQKEDTTTADVSKSKSASKSSTMSNFFGSQATKRAEKTVKEEETSSSSVKDKSESSPPAKKLKETPNEEKVKETQPKEVKVKETQPKEEKVKETQPKEEKVKETQPKEAKVKVTKEAKVKEAKPNARSKSKRKEPSDSEEDKMETKKRRRIKKPQSDSSDDDDDSPKQQEMRKPPPTPERLLKEKIVSQPNECKRRKRRRVMKSRTFMDEEGCIVTEKGYESESYSDSEDHVPSAKASNVPARAATGKREDEKKSKKKISPPANKGTKQASIMGFFQKK
- the pold3 gene encoding DNA polymerase delta subunit 3 isoform X3; translated protein: MDELYLDNIDEYVNDHNKIVTYKWLSLTLGVHVNTAKQMLFHYLDHKRKESSAPLHATYLVTGKWVENGNTSHKVTVVREEQLEDVKSKMSLTVSVHVYSVQKASLKDSGPLYSVDYDAVKDNLNSCSRYSAIKCADAVPFAPGDTRPAGDSLQFPPPDPNQIRAPSFDGPGNQTTSKPAAKPQPKGIMGMFASKAAPKKQEPGKEIKVEQKEDTTTADVSKSKSASKSSTMSNFFGSQATKRAEKTVKEEETSSSSVKDKSESSPPAKKLKETPNEEKVKETQPKEEKVKETQPKEEKVKETQPKEAKVKVTKEAKVKEAKPNARSKSKRKEPSDSEEDKMETKKRRRIKKPQSDSSDDDDVIPDSPKQQEMRKPPPTPERLLKEKIVSQPNECKRRKRRRVMKSRTFMDEEGCIVTEKGYESESYSDSEDHVPSAKASNVPARAATGKREDEKKSKKKISPPANKGTKQASIMGFFQKK
- the pold3 gene encoding DNA polymerase delta subunit 3 isoform X1: MDELYLDNIDEYVNDHNKIVTYKWLSLTLGVHVNTAKQMLFHYLDHKRKESSAPLHATYLVTGKWVENGNTSHKVTVVREEQLEDVKSKMSLTVSVHVYSVQKASLKDSGPLYSVDYDAVKDNLNSCSRYSAIKCADAVPFAPGDTRPAGDSLQFPPPDPNQIRAPSFDGPGNQTTSKPAAKPQPKGIMGMFASKAAPKKQEPGKEIKVEQKEDTTTADVSKSKSASKSSTMSNFFGSQATKRAEKTVKEEETSSSSVKDKSESSPPAKKLKETPNEEKVKETQPKEVKVKETQPKEEKVKETQPKEEKVKETQPKEAKVKVTKEAKVKEAKPNARSKSKRKEPSDSEEDKMETKKRRRIKKPQSDSSDDDDVIPDSPKQQEMRKPPPTPERLLKEKIVSQPNECKRRKRRRVMKSRTFMDEEGCIVTEKGYESESYSDSEDHVPSAKASNVPARAATGKREDEKKSKKKISPPANKGTKQASIMGFFQKK